In Acinetobacter sp. C32I, one genomic interval encodes:
- a CDS encoding GNAT family N-acetyltransferase, with the protein MQALKTLETERLSLNSLHLEDAAFIFDMFSNAQVLEFYDLDAFSEIEQAEALIHRMHHRYHSASGFRYAIRLKTGEMIGGCGVNRILEECGDHRAIIGYDLHPDYWGNGYMLEAITAMLNLIRTELLFGQRIRHVDAQVMQQNLKSQRLLQKLEFHQIQPVVEMGQMFLQFRLSLF; encoded by the coding sequence GTTTGAGCTTAAATAGTCTACATTTAGAAGATGCTGCATTTATTTTTGATATGTTTTCAAATGCTCAGGTGCTCGAATTTTATGATTTAGATGCTTTTTCTGAGATTGAACAGGCGGAAGCACTGATTCATCGCATGCATCATCGCTATCATTCAGCATCGGGTTTTCGTTATGCGATACGTTTAAAGACAGGTGAAATGATAGGTGGTTGCGGTGTTAATCGTATTCTAGAAGAATGCGGTGATCATCGTGCGATTATCGGTTATGACCTGCATCCGGATTATTGGGGAAATGGTTATATGCTTGAGGCGATTACAGCGATGTTAAACCTGATTCGGACAGAGTTGTTGTTTGGTCAGAGAATTCGTCATGTAGATGCACAAGTCATGCAGCAGAACCTTAAATCACAGCGGCTTTTACAGAAATTAGAATTTCATCAAATTCAACCTGTGGTGGAAATGGGACAGATGTTCTTGCAGTTTAGATTGTCATTATTTTGA